In one Prosthecochloris aestuarii DSM 271 genomic region, the following are encoded:
- a CDS encoding RecB family exonuclease, whose protein sequence is MIIIFGLHLDSQRSWKKRDAFGHLELGPSGLLSQLEQYLGLSSPPAVKLHRLIHYRSILQRLDNGSRFYSRSMQVDDFGVASALLDMRDDLYLHGWDGSYRHRPVTKRLSDLAEIERALLEEEGFEPCNGERLMSVLEALKVLRTPITVLRLLEPLDHHPRRWQEVIRLLPFSYSNAFDRPLAREGSSLACLQKRLLTDSHSSSDPKDIADASIRVLTADTALAAAYYATATLSASADDVLLVHDGKAGLLDDVLAAEHFPQQAFSHSSSSRPALQLLPLALRLTFRPLDISALLAFLTLPAGINPVHPVLRERIVSIVSRYPGIGGEAWVKTLIEFRNEGGEDADSSVKSFLEWVDGATQDRHDGMTSGQLIAVTCRVTNFFDEQVRSLSDDLLKEACSAGLEQASDFLSALKTIQQHGTCWLSIYQIEQLLSKTGEKSSRKSLYVRQAGSVPDASCPGGVCEPSSHVFWWWMAAPLIEQGGIWSSRERVFLEGEGIVFPSQEQKLLWQEEEWKRPVLAARHSLTLLLPPDETKRHPLWMKIASLFPSIPVMQIEHPQTTGIACTPIVQRPLVARKPFWSVPGIVLGKKQSFSPTSLEKLIADPCQWFLEYEAKLSPSKVLDVSDGPRLYGLLFHRMVQKLCPVLHGGSVTMSSIDAWFDECFAILVKQEGAVLLMEGRNADLEGLRLRIRHALHHLVPVLVRQGARSIVAEQRLDGRFAGGNLYGYIDILLHDDEARPSVIDMKWGGGTRRRQSLAAGTHLQLLVYAWLVYQKTGRWPALAYFIASRAELLADTAGFFVAGNAVRTENDESAALLWERVLASFTWRMEQIEAGRLAVSCDREAGDEDGSPPEALKPLFASAMYNPYRFLVGWGECL, encoded by the coding sequence ATGATCATTATTTTCGGTCTGCATCTCGATAGCCAGAGGAGCTGGAAAAAACGCGATGCATTCGGGCATCTTGAACTTGGTCCCTCAGGCTTGCTATCCCAGCTTGAGCAGTATCTTGGTCTTTCCTCTCCCCCGGCAGTGAAACTCCATCGACTGATTCACTATCGCAGCATTCTGCAGCGTCTCGATAACGGCAGCAGGTTCTATAGCCGTTCGATGCAGGTCGATGATTTTGGGGTTGCATCCGCCCTTCTTGACATGAGAGACGATCTCTATCTTCACGGCTGGGATGGCTCGTACCGGCATCGACCGGTTACGAAACGTCTTTCCGACCTTGCCGAGATAGAACGTGCGCTTCTCGAGGAAGAGGGATTCGAGCCTTGTAATGGGGAACGTTTGATGTCGGTGTTGGAGGCATTGAAGGTGTTGCGAACTCCCATTACCGTTCTAAGGCTTCTGGAGCCTCTTGATCATCATCCCCGTCGGTGGCAGGAGGTGATCCGGTTGCTTCCGTTCTCATATTCCAATGCGTTTGACCGGCCGCTTGCCCGCGAGGGTTCCTCCCTGGCCTGTCTCCAGAAGCGTTTGCTAACTGATTCGCATTCATCCTCTGATCCGAAGGATATCGCAGACGCAAGCATTCGGGTATTGACTGCAGATACGGCTCTTGCCGCAGCCTATTACGCGACAGCGACGTTATCGGCTTCGGCCGATGATGTTCTGCTCGTGCACGATGGTAAAGCCGGTTTACTGGATGATGTGCTTGCTGCAGAACATTTTCCTCAACAGGCTTTTTCGCATTCATCTTCGTCACGTCCGGCATTGCAGCTCCTTCCACTGGCTCTTCGTCTTACTTTTCGCCCTCTTGATATTTCAGCTCTTCTTGCGTTTCTGACCCTTCCTGCCGGCATCAATCCTGTTCATCCCGTTCTGCGGGAGCGGATCGTCAGTATTGTTTCGCGTTATCCCGGAATTGGAGGAGAGGCATGGGTCAAAACCCTGATTGAATTTCGCAATGAGGGCGGAGAAGACGCTGATTCTAGCGTAAAGAGCTTTCTCGAATGGGTTGATGGAGCTACGCAAGACCGGCATGACGGTATGACGTCCGGACAGCTTATAGCGGTTACTTGTCGTGTAACCAATTTTTTTGATGAGCAGGTCAGGAGCCTCTCGGATGACTTGCTGAAAGAGGCCTGTTCGGCAGGTCTGGAGCAGGCGTCAGATTTTCTGTCTGCGCTCAAGACCATTCAACAGCATGGAACCTGCTGGCTGAGTATCTATCAGATCGAGCAACTGCTGTCGAAAACGGGAGAAAAAAGCAGTCGAAAGTCCCTTTACGTTCGTCAGGCAGGGAGCGTTCCGGACGCATCCTGTCCTGGAGGTGTCTGCGAACCCTCTTCTCATGTGTTCTGGTGGTGGATGGCTGCGCCGTTGATTGAGCAAGGCGGGATATGGTCTTCCAGAGAGCGGGTTTTTCTTGAAGGTGAAGGGATTGTGTTTCCCTCTCAGGAGCAGAAGCTTCTTTGGCAGGAGGAAGAGTGGAAGCGTCCTGTTCTTGCTGCACGTCACTCTTTGACGCTGTTGCTGCCTCCGGACGAAACGAAACGCCATCCGCTCTGGATGAAAATAGCATCGCTTTTTCCCTCGATACCTGTCATGCAGATCGAACACCCGCAAACAACAGGCATAGCGTGTACACCTATTGTTCAGAGGCCTCTTGTTGCCCGCAAACCATTCTGGAGTGTTCCTGGAATAGTCCTTGGCAAAAAGCAGTCATTTTCACCGACATCCCTGGAGAAGCTCATTGCTGATCCCTGCCAATGGTTTCTTGAATACGAGGCAAAGCTGTCGCCGTCAAAGGTTCTCGATGTCAGTGATGGTCCGAGGCTCTACGGCCTTCTTTTTCATCGTATGGTCCAGAAGCTTTGCCCGGTTCTCCATGGTGGCAGCGTTACTATGAGCTCGATTGATGCATGGTTCGATGAGTGTTTTGCGATTCTCGTCAAACAGGAGGGAGCGGTGCTTTTGATGGAAGGCCGAAACGCGGACCTTGAAGGCCTCAGGCTCCGTATTCGTCATGCCTTGCATCACCTTGTTCCTGTTCTGGTAAGGCAGGGGGCCCGCAGTATTGTTGCAGAGCAGCGTTTGGATGGGCGCTTTGCGGGAGGCAACCTCTACGGTTATATCGATATTCTGCTTCATGATGATGAGGCTCGCCCCTCTGTTATCGATATGAAATGGGGCGGAGGGACCCGCCGTCGCCAGAGCCTTGCTGCAGGAACCCATCTTCAGCTTCTGGTTTATGCATGGCTTGTCTATCAGAAAACCGGACGCTGGCCTGCGCTGGCATACTTCATTGCATCACGGGCGGAGCTTCTTGCTGATACTGCCGGTTTTTTTGTCGCGGGTAACGCCGTCAGAACCGAAAACGACGAATCAGCCGCATTGCTCTGGGAGCGGGTTCTTGCAAGTTTCACATGGCGGATGGAGCAGATCGAGGCCGGCCGTCTTGCCGTTTCATGCGATCGC
- a CDS encoding tetratricopeptide repeat protein yields MRLKKEKYSWSKWAIVKKIANVLHATSFFLKNRLLLGTFFSAVRKIGIRYAIAELYYKKGLRKSREGDYSAAATLFSRALDFHPGHTNAYFSRGLIRTRRGDNPGALADYSRVIELYPDVSMVYNNRGMVRKKTGDQNGALQDFNKAIELDPANPSAYFNRGLIKIEGRMDARALANIVQAARLGNDEARTWLENSGYRWEYDCN; encoded by the coding sequence ATGCGGCTAAAAAAAGAAAAATACAGCTGGTCGAAGTGGGCTATTGTTAAAAAAATTGCCAATGTGCTGCATGCAACATCGTTTTTTTTGAAGAACAGGCTGCTGCTGGGAACGTTTTTTTCTGCAGTACGGAAGATCGGTATACGATATGCGATTGCTGAGCTGTATTATAAAAAAGGTCTGAGAAAAAGCCGGGAGGGAGACTATAGCGCAGCTGCCACGCTTTTTTCAAGGGCTCTCGATTTTCATCCGGGCCACACCAACGCCTATTTCAGCAGGGGCCTTATCCGGACAAGACGGGGAGACAATCCTGGTGCGCTTGCTGATTACAGCAGGGTCATCGAACTCTATCCGGATGTATCGATGGTTTACAACAATAGAGGAATGGTGCGCAAAAAGACAGGTGACCAGAACGGGGCTCTTCAGGATTTTAATAAAGCGATAGAGCTTGATCCTGCCAATCCTTCGGCCTATTTTAACAGGGGACTGATTAAGATTGAGGGTCGGATGGATGCCCGTGCACTGGCCAATATCGTTCAGGCAGCACGTCTTGGCAATGACGAAGCGCGGACGTGGCTCGAAAATAGCGGATATCGATGGGAGTATGATTGCAATTGA
- a CDS encoding KamA family radical SAM protein → MLKYRSYTAANIHELPQYRALSDEQIHTIKTVATVYPFRINNHVAENLIDWSAVPDDPVFRLSFPQAGMLQDKEFNDLSGLIRSGKDKTIIQRTARQIMLRQNPNPAGQMELNTPQLDGIALHGMQHKYRESVLFFPSEAQVCHAYCTYCFRWPQFSGLDNLKFANHDVSRLISYLKEHPEVKDIIFTGGDPMVMSSQLLRKYIEPLLKIPAIRTIRIGTKSLSWWPYRFTTDTDADDILRLFEKIVHAGKHLAIMAHISHPGEIENPAALDAITRIRSTGAVIRSQSPIVRYINDNAQTWEAMWQKQLHLGIIPYYMFLERDTGPKHYFDVPLHEALNIFNTAYRKMSGLGRTVRGPSMSCSPGKIIVEDITEIDEKKVFVLKFTQSRDPEWTNQLFFAEYDESASWIDDLKPAFGSNKFFFEEEMTEMMRA, encoded by the coding sequence ATGCTGAAATATCGTTCCTATACAGCAGCGAACATTCATGAGCTCCCGCAATACAGAGCTCTCAGTGACGAACAGATTCATACCATTAAAACCGTGGCGACAGTCTATCCATTCAGGATAAACAATCACGTCGCAGAAAACCTGATTGACTGGTCAGCCGTTCCGGACGATCCGGTATTTCGCCTGAGCTTCCCCCAGGCTGGAATGCTTCAGGATAAAGAGTTTAATGATCTTTCCGGCTTAATCCGCTCAGGAAAAGACAAAACCATCATTCAGCGGACAGCAAGGCAGATCATGCTGCGTCAGAATCCCAATCCCGCAGGACAGATGGAGCTCAACACTCCTCAACTCGACGGAATAGCCCTGCACGGCATGCAGCACAAGTACCGTGAAAGCGTCCTTTTCTTCCCATCCGAAGCCCAGGTGTGCCATGCATACTGCACATACTGTTTCCGCTGGCCTCAGTTCTCAGGGCTTGACAATCTTAAATTTGCCAACCACGACGTCTCAAGGCTCATCAGCTATCTCAAAGAGCACCCTGAAGTCAAGGACATCATTTTTACCGGTGGCGATCCGATGGTTATGTCCTCGCAACTGCTCCGAAAGTATATTGAGCCTTTGCTCAAGATTCCCGCGATCAGGACAATTCGCATAGGAACGAAGTCATTGAGCTGGTGGCCGTACCGCTTTACAACCGACACAGATGCCGATGACATTCTTCGGCTCTTTGAAAAGATCGTCCATGCAGGCAAACACCTTGCCATCATGGCCCATATCAGCCATCCGGGAGAAATCGAAAATCCTGCTGCACTTGACGCAATAACCCGTATTCGATCCACAGGCGCCGTCATACGCAGTCAGTCGCCGATTGTGCGTTATATCAACGACAATGCGCAAACATGGGAAGCGATGTGGCAAAAACAGCTCCATCTCGGCATTATCCCCTATTACATGTTTCTTGAAAGGGATACCGGGCCAAAGCACTATTTCGATGTCCCGCTTCATGAAGCCCTCAACATTTTTAATACGGCCTACAGAAAAATGTCCGGCCTTGGAAGAACTGTTCGTGGACCTTCAATGTCTTGCTCGCCCGGCAAAATCATTGTCGAAGACATTACAGAAATTGACGAAAAAAAAGTATTCGTTCTGAAGTTCACACAAAGCAGAGATCCCGAATGGACAAACCAGTTATTCTTTGCAGAATATGATGAATCAGCATCATGGATTGATGACCTCAAGCCCGCATTTGGATCAAATAAATTCTTTTTTGAAGAAGAAATGACAGAAATGATGAGAGCTTAA
- a CDS encoding DNA glycosylase translates to MNTIEIIETKRQINLKETLFSGQTFRWEQLEIDSNTYISMIGNTHIQLQQISNNKIRLCSSSPLIDGQKPTVFFNEYCSLDIDERLCFSEEFRRVYPVVSQLAEPYMGVRVLRLNAFETLITFMCAQAIGMNLIRKQIRTICNRFGERHMTEIDGNPLIQYSFPSPETLAAASPQDLRICTNNNCERASNIISAARAVAEGRLCMDELINNELSLGSIRNSLTAYRGIGLKIADCVMLFGLHRHDAFPIDTHVRQYLGKWFGLEKTQKALTPKTYIELQHQASEILNPENAGYAGHILFHCWRNEVRHMNSF, encoded by the coding sequence TTGAACACAATAGAAATAATAGAAACGAAAAGACAGATTAACCTTAAGGAAACCTTATTTAGCGGACAGACATTCAGATGGGAACAACTTGAAATTGATTCGAACACCTACATTTCAATGATTGGCAATACCCATATACAGCTGCAACAAATCAGCAACAATAAGATCAGATTATGCTCTTCATCACCGCTTATAGATGGACAAAAACCCACAGTATTCTTCAATGAATACTGCTCACTCGATATCGATGAACGACTGTGTTTTTCTGAAGAATTCAGAAGAGTATATCCGGTTGTTTCTCAACTGGCAGAACCCTATATGGGAGTACGAGTACTGCGTCTTAATGCGTTTGAGACCCTGATTACATTCATGTGCGCCCAGGCGATAGGAATGAACCTTATCAGAAAACAAATCCGGACAATCTGTAACAGATTCGGTGAAAGGCATATGACGGAAATCGATGGAAACCCCCTCATTCAATACAGTTTTCCGTCGCCTGAAACCCTTGCTGCAGCTTCGCCTCAGGATCTGAGAATCTGCACCAACAACAACTGCGAAAGAGCGTCGAATATCATTTCCGCTGCCAGAGCCGTTGCCGAAGGGAGACTCTGCATGGACGAACTTATAAACAATGAGCTGTCACTGGGATCTATCAGGAACTCGCTCACTGCTTACCGTGGCATAGGGCTGAAAATCGCTGACTGCGTAATGCTTTTCGGTCTTCATCGTCACGATGCATTCCCTATCGACACCCATGTCCGACAGTATCTGGGGAAATGGTTTGGCCTGGAAAAAACTCAAAAAGCCCTGACACCTAAAACCTACATAGAACTGCAGCACCAGGCCTCAGAGATCCTGAATCCCGAAAATGCCGGCTATGCCGGCCACATTCTGTTCCATTGCTGGCGCAATGAAGTCAGGCATATGAACTCATTCTGA
- a CDS encoding winged helix-turn-helix domain-containing protein, translated as MVKSTKKDNRLDDGRDFDYKRLDKVIHSRIRFAALCYLDAVNGASFIEIRDRIGATDGNLSVHMRKLEAAGYVFCDKTFSRRVPLSLYRITQKGREAFAVYKTDVKDFFSPFA; from the coding sequence ATGGTAAAATCGACAAAAAAAGACAACCGGCTTGACGATGGCCGGGATTTTGATTATAAGCGGCTTGACAAAGTCATTCATTCAAGAATACGCTTTGCTGCCTTGTGTTATCTTGATGCGGTTAACGGAGCCTCATTTATAGAGATCCGCGATCGGATCGGTGCAACTGATGGAAATCTCAGTGTCCATATGCGTAAGCTTGAAGCCGCCGGTTATGTGTTTTGCGATAAGACGTTCAGCAGGCGCGTGCCTCTTTCTCTGTACCGAATTACGCAAAAGGGCAGGGAGGCGTTTGCGGTATATAAAACAGATGTCAAAGATTTTTTCAGTCCTTTTGCCTGA
- the rlmN gene encoding 23S rRNA (adenine(2503)-C(2))-methyltransferase RlmN, whose amino-acid sequence MTTKQNIKRYSRKELEELMQSIGEPRFRAAQLHRWLYSDRASDFHEMTTISKSLRETLDRKYFLPQCSMSSTQCVEDSSADSTTRKFLVQLHDQEAVETVLIPAEGRNTVCVSTQVGCPLHCSFCATGYMGFTRNLNAAEIAEQVFLVQDYLDAIGCGAVTNIVYMGMGEPLLALEEVIESVGILSDTTYRLHISQKKITLSTVGLLPEIGMLARSGLTTNLAISLHSADQETRASLMPSARDYPLKELRKTLIQYTSETGQPVTLVYMLLKEINDTQEDALKLVRLARSFLCKINLIDYNPIVNIKFDSAGEQRKNIFIRTLVDAGLNVTVRKSHGSSINAACGQLAINKKLPESSTL is encoded by the coding sequence ATGACCACCAAGCAAAATATCAAGCGTTACAGCAGAAAAGAACTTGAAGAACTGATGCAGAGCATCGGTGAACCTCGCTTCAGAGCGGCGCAGCTTCACCGATGGCTCTACAGCGACCGGGCCTCTGATTTCCATGAAATGACAACCATCTCAAAAAGTCTGCGCGAAACGCTTGACAGAAAGTATTTTCTTCCGCAGTGCAGCATGAGCTCAACCCAATGTGTTGAGGATAGCTCTGCGGACTCGACAACCAGGAAATTCCTGGTACAACTGCATGACCAGGAAGCCGTTGAGACCGTACTTATTCCTGCTGAAGGGCGCAATACCGTCTGCGTTTCAACGCAAGTCGGCTGCCCGCTCCACTGCAGTTTCTGCGCCACGGGCTACATGGGGTTCACTCGAAACCTGAATGCCGCCGAAATTGCCGAACAGGTCTTTCTCGTCCAGGACTATCTTGATGCCATAGGCTGTGGAGCTGTGACCAATATCGTCTATATGGGTATGGGAGAACCGTTGCTCGCTCTTGAAGAGGTTATCGAGTCTGTAGGTATTCTTTCAGATACAACATACCGCTTGCATATCTCGCAGAAAAAAATCACTCTTTCCACCGTCGGACTGCTGCCCGAAATAGGTATGCTCGCCCGATCAGGGCTCACAACAAATCTGGCGATCTCCCTCCACAGCGCAGATCAGGAGACAAGAGCCAGCCTTATGCCCTCTGCCAGAGATTACCCCCTTAAAGAACTCAGAAAAACGCTTATCCAATACACCTCGGAAACAGGACAACCGGTCACACTTGTCTATATGCTTCTTAAAGAAATAAACGATACGCAAGAAGATGCCTTAAAACTGGTGCGTCTTGCCAGGAGCTTTTTATGCAAAATTAATTTGATTGATTATAATCCAATCGTTAATATTAAGTTCGATTCGGCTGGCGAACAACGGAAAAATATCTTTATCCGTACGCTCGTTGACGCAGGCCTGAACGTCACCGTACGCAAAAGCCATGGATCATCCATTAATGCAGCATGCGGCCAGCTGGCTATCAATAAAAAACTGCCTGAAAGCTCAACGCTTTAA
- the adk gene encoding adenylate kinase — MRIILLGAPGAGKGTQAQFISTAFNIPQISTGDMLRAAIQAQTPLGLEAKKVMDDGKLVSDEIILKLVKERINEPDCQQGCLFDGFPRTLAQAEALRQENITINHVIEIDVDNEEIIQRMSGRRVHLASGRTYHVIFNPPKKEGVDDITGEPLIQREDDTEETVRKRLEIYHNQTAPLIDYYREWEEKDLLQAPKFSSIKGSGSVEEIREKIFTELNA; from the coding sequence ATGAGGATTATCTTACTGGGGGCACCCGGCGCAGGCAAAGGAACTCAGGCTCAATTCATTTCGACAGCTTTCAATATCCCGCAGATTTCAACCGGAGATATGCTGCGGGCAGCGATTCAAGCCCAAACCCCTTTAGGACTTGAAGCCAAAAAGGTCATGGATGACGGAAAACTTGTATCGGATGAGATCATTCTGAAACTGGTCAAGGAACGAATCAATGAGCCGGACTGCCAGCAGGGTTGCCTCTTCGATGGTTTTCCCCGTACACTGGCTCAGGCTGAGGCTCTCAGGCAGGAAAATATCACTATCAATCACGTCATAGAAATAGATGTCGATAACGAAGAAATTATCCAAAGAATGAGTGGCCGAAGAGTCCATCTTGCCTCTGGCAGAACCTATCATGTCATTTTCAATCCTCCCAAGAAAGAAGGAGTTGACGACATAACAGGAGAGCCGCTGATCCAACGCGAAGACGATACCGAAGAGACCGTACGCAAACGCCTTGAAATATATCACAATCAAACAGCTCCGCTTATTGATTACTACCGGGAGTGGGAAGAGAAAGATTTGCTGCAAGCTCCCAAATTCAGCTCAATCAAAGGAAGCGGGAGCGTTGAAGAGATCCGCGAAAAAATTTTTACTGAGCTCAATGCATGA
- the priA gene encoding replication restart helicase PriA yields the protein MNAYIYAENYLRDELLLADVPEELAEELQPGCQVLFSPASNRRKNVIAYILRLEKSRPAGLMADGTLVDVLNSAHPVLTTVTMKLALWIAEYYISRPIEAINALLPAPLKTTVQDFVELCEFQLQSGTEKIVTTTLRKKILRALQESNKPTVRQLERKLGKHNLYRTLTVMERGGLVQLKKKFPQSGPKTRTAYRLRPNLSDEVTEPLKRAPRQAEAVEKMRQSPHASLFAQDNGIARQTLESLVKKGIAEKIRVEIQSSFSTGFTEPKKIIEQLSSAQHHVLKELSDAFHSGSFTPFLLHGVTGSGKTIVYIELLKQVLESGRNAIVLVPEISLTPQTASRFRQHFGDDIQILHSAMSNQEKYDAWQNLRNGKARIALGARSTIFAPLCNVGAIIVDEEHDAAYKQDRTPRYHGRDTAVMRAKLEQAICVLGSATPSFESYSNAEKGKYRLLRLPDRVDNAAMPAMKLVPMLENRRITPSLSEVLYLQIKERLKRDEQVILLQNRRGFAGSVLCMECGHITMCKHCNVPMVYHASSRQQRCHYCGHAVAFSGNCPKCSSANLLYKSSGTERIAEELRELFPEEKILRMDVDTTNTKGSHAIILNAFHKKQARILLGTQMVAKGLDFPDVSLVGVLMADIGLNIPDFRSGERLFSLLMQVAGRAGRAAIPGEVYLQAYNTDNPLFAHLLRGSYEAFYQEEMVSRKELHYPPFTRMVVIEFTSPDETAAEKAASACVDHLRSYLKRDSCHILGPAPAGISRMKGRFRYQVLLKLQSRPLAADYLKHLQYSLMNTWKKHHLSMIIDVDPQSLM from the coding sequence ATGAACGCCTATATTTACGCAGAAAACTACCTGCGCGACGAGCTGTTGCTTGCCGACGTACCCGAAGAACTTGCCGAAGAACTGCAACCCGGCTGCCAGGTGCTTTTCTCTCCAGCCAGCAATAGACGCAAAAACGTCATCGCCTATATTCTGCGGCTCGAAAAGTCCCGTCCAGCCGGACTTATGGCAGATGGTACGCTCGTCGATGTTCTCAACAGCGCTCATCCCGTTCTGACGACGGTCACCATGAAACTGGCCCTCTGGATAGCCGAATACTATATTTCAAGACCGATAGAAGCCATCAACGCCCTGCTTCCGGCCCCCCTGAAAACCACTGTACAGGATTTTGTTGAACTCTGCGAGTTCCAGTTACAGAGCGGCACGGAAAAAATCGTCACAACAACGCTGAGGAAAAAAATTCTCAGGGCGCTGCAGGAGTCGAATAAACCAACCGTACGTCAACTCGAAAGAAAGCTCGGCAAACACAATCTCTACCGCACCCTGACCGTCATGGAACGTGGCGGGCTCGTGCAGCTCAAAAAAAAGTTTCCCCAATCGGGACCTAAAACAAGAACAGCTTACCGCCTCAGGCCAAATCTTTCGGACGAGGTCACCGAACCCCTCAAGCGCGCGCCCAGACAGGCTGAAGCGGTAGAAAAGATGCGCCAATCCCCACACGCATCTCTTTTTGCCCAAGACAACGGCATTGCTCGCCAAACGCTTGAGTCGCTGGTAAAAAAGGGTATCGCGGAAAAAATACGCGTTGAAATTCAAAGCAGTTTTTCAACCGGTTTTACCGAGCCTAAAAAAATCATTGAACAACTTTCTTCAGCACAGCACCATGTGCTGAAGGAACTTTCCGACGCCTTTCACAGCGGATCGTTCACCCCGTTTCTCCTCCACGGAGTGACTGGAAGCGGAAAAACCATCGTCTATATTGAGTTGCTCAAACAGGTTCTTGAGTCTGGAAGAAACGCCATTGTTCTTGTGCCTGAAATATCGCTCACTCCCCAAACTGCATCGCGCTTCCGTCAGCACTTCGGCGATGACATCCAGATCCTGCATAGCGCAATGAGCAATCAGGAGAAATATGATGCCTGGCAGAACCTCCGCAACGGAAAGGCAAGAATCGCACTTGGAGCCCGGTCAACCATTTTCGCTCCGCTCTGCAATGTCGGAGCGATCATTGTCGATGAAGAGCATGATGCTGCCTATAAACAGGATCGCACGCCACGCTATCATGGCCGCGATACTGCCGTCATGCGCGCCAAACTCGAACAGGCCATCTGCGTTCTCGGATCGGCAACACCCTCGTTTGAATCCTACTCTAATGCGGAGAAAGGCAAATACCGTCTCCTCAGACTTCCTGATCGGGTCGATAACGCTGCCATGCCGGCAATGAAGCTCGTCCCGATGCTTGAAAACAGAAGAATCACCCCTTCCCTTTCTGAAGTTCTCTACCTGCAGATCAAGGAACGACTTAAACGGGACGAACAGGTGATCCTGCTGCAGAACCGCAGGGGCTTTGCGGGAAGCGTTCTGTGTATGGAGTGCGGTCATATAACCATGTGCAAGCACTGCAACGTACCAATGGTCTATCACGCATCCAGCCGACAGCAGCGATGTCACTACTGCGGTCATGCAGTGGCTTTCAGCGGGAACTGTCCGAAGTGCTCGTCAGCAAATCTGCTCTACAAAAGCAGCGGGACAGAGCGCATTGCAGAGGAGCTCCGGGAACTTTTCCCTGAAGAAAAAATTCTGCGCATGGATGTCGACACCACGAACACCAAAGGATCTCACGCGATTATCCTGAACGCGTTCCATAAGAAACAGGCCAGAATTCTGCTCGGAACGCAGATGGTGGCAAAGGGGCTTGATTTTCCTGATGTCTCGCTGGTAGGAGTGCTTATGGCCGATATCGGGCTTAATATTCCTGACTTCAGATCCGGTGAACGCCTCTTTTCGCTTCTGATGCAGGTTGCTGGACGGGCTGGCAGAGCGGCGATTCCCGGAGAAGTTTACCTTCAGGCCTATAATACCGACAACCCCCTCTTCGCTCATCTCCTTCGCGGAAGTTATGAGGCATTTTACCAGGAGGAAATGGTGTCGCGCAAAGAACTTCACTATCCGCCTTTCACAAGAATGGTCGTGATAGAGTTCACCTCTCCGGATGAAACCGCTGCCGAAAAGGCCGCAAGCGCCTGTGTGGATCATCTGAGATCTTACCTGAAACGGGACAGTTGTCATATTCTTGGTCCCGCTCCTGCCGGAATCTCACGTATGAAAGGCCGCTTCCGCTATCAGGTGCTGCTGAAACTTCAGAGCAGACCTCTTGCCGCTGACTACCTCAAACACCTTCAGTACAGCCTGATGAATACATGGAAGAAGCACCATCTCTCCATGATTATTGATGTTGACCCTCAAAGCCTGATGTAA
- a CDS encoding DoxX family membrane protein has translation MKNFILNRESLQQRPLASLGVILFLAGRYLFAAFFLYGFWHKLINGWLWTDLMFDYFSLRLSELPAGSFQAIYLEQFAIPLALPIAWIVTIGELIIGVCLAAGLAVRANAAFALFLVLNFAAGGYYNLTLPPFMVYAVLMMLLPSGQWFGLDRKLHIKYPDSPWFR, from the coding sequence ATGAAGAACTTTATCCTCAACAGGGAATCCCTGCAACAACGACCGCTTGCATCTCTGGGCGTTATCCTGTTCCTTGCAGGACGGTATCTTTTTGCTGCATTTTTCCTCTACGGATTCTGGCATAAGCTGATCAACGGATGGTTATGGACCGATCTGATGTTCGACTATTTCAGCCTGAGGCTCTCTGAGCTTCCAGCGGGGTCATTCCAGGCGATCTATCTTGAACAATTCGCAATTCCGTTAGCCCTGCCGATAGCCTGGATCGTCACCATAGGAGAGTTGATCATCGGCGTCTGTCTGGCGGCAGGTCTTGCAGTCAGAGCTAACGCTGCGTTCGCACTGTTTCTTGTACTGAACTTCGCCGCCGGAGGGTACTACAACCTGACGCTCCCGCCCTTTATGGTCTATGCTGTTCTAATGATGCTGCTTCCTTCTGGTCAGTGGTTTGGTCTTGACAGAAAATTGCACATCAAATACCCCGACTCACCCTGGTTCCGTTAA